The DNA segment TGCCCGCCGAGGACACCAACACCCGGGCCTGGCAGATCTACGGCCGGCGCCAACTGGCCCGCGCCTACACCCCACCCATCCCCGACCGGCTCGGCTGGACGCCCTGGGAAGGGGTCGGGCCGGGAGCAGAAGTCCTCGGCGACGTCACCGGCCGCCGCGTCCTGGACATCGGCTCCGGAGCCGGCCACCACGCCGTCCACCTGGCCCAGGCTCACGGAGCCCACGTCACCGGCATCGAGCTGTCCCCGACCCAGCACGAGCGCGCCGTCTCCGCCCACGCGGACGTTGACGGCGTTGAATTCGTGCAAGCAGACGTGACCGAGTACCTGGCCGGAGCCGAGCCGTTCGACGCCGCGTACGCCATCGGGACGCTCGCCTTCATCGACCCGCACCGCTCGCTGCCGGCACTGCGCGACGGACTGCGTCCGGGCGCCCCCTTGATCCTCTCGCTCCTGCACACCGACCTGCACGGCCGCGGTCCGTCCACGGAGGTGGCGCCGCGCGAGCAGATGATCCTGCTGCGCGACGACCCGCCCCTGCCGACACAGATGTGGGTCCTGGCACCGCAGCTGTGGGAGGACCTGCTCACCGAGTGCGGCTTCCGCGTCGAAGCCATCGACCTGCTGCCACACCCCGATGAGAACGCCACGGTCATCCAGCAGCTCATCCGCGCCCGGCGCCTGCCCGCCCGGCCTGCGCGCCTCTCCAGCCGACCCCGCAGCACCCAGGCGCCAGCCGCCCACGCGGCCGTCGGCGTCGGAGCGATCCTGCTCAGCGAACAGGGCATCCTGCTGGGCCGGCACCGCCGCGGCACCTTCGAACTGCCCGGCGGAAGCGTGGAGGCCGGGGAATCCTTCGAAGACGCGGTGATCCGCGAACTTGCCGAGGAGACCGGGCTGGTCGCTCACGCCGAGGACGTGGAGCTTCTGGGCACGCTCGTCGACCACGTCGAAGGTGTCCTGCGGGTCACCGTCGGCGCGCTCGTCCACGCCTGGCAAGGGCATCCGACCACGCAGCCGGACGAGAGCGTCGGCGACTGGGCGTGGTACCCGCTCGATCAGCTCCCCGACGGCCTGTTCGTGTGCAGCGCCCAGATCCTCACTGCATGGCGGCCCGACTTGCCCATCGACCACCCACCCGCGCACTTCACGCGTTTCGCATCCGGACCAGCGGCCACGCCGGGCAACGGCCCGATCTGAACGCCGGCACCGACGTACCTGTCGCGCCACCTCAGCCTTCCCGTCGAAGGAGACAAAAGTGGGCGCGGGCGTACTCGTGGAACTCTGGGTATTCGCCGAGGAGCACGAGGGCGCGCGGGAAGGGCCTCCGCCCTTCCCGATCTTCTTGGGAAGAAGAAGATCTCCAACTTCGGGCTCGTGATGGGACGAGGTTGCCGTCCTGGACGGTAGCGGCTGGTGCTGCGCGCGAGATCCTCGAAGTCCCTGCGGTCTTTGGGTGTAGTTCAGAACGTGCGGGCGTGCTGGAAAACGCTGTCGAGCCCCGCGTCCGTGTGCGTGCTCACTGGGCTCATTCGGACAGTTCAGGGAACAGGCCACGCTGGTCGAGGGCCTGCCAGGCGGTGTGCAGGACGGTGGCGCGGTCGTTGGCGGCGTCGATGCGGACCACCGGGCCCAGGGCCGGGTAGGCGGCGGCTTCGTCGGTGACCGTCTGATAGACCTCGCGGACGCGGGCCTGGATGTCCAGGACGTCCCAGTCCGGGCGGGTGGCGTCGCCGGAGCGGGCGGCGGCCCGCTCCATGGCGGCCTCGGGTGAGATGTCGAGGACCAGCGTGAGGTCGGGGATGACGCCGAGGTGTTCGGCCAGGTGGGGGTAGGTCTCCTTCGGGCTCCGGTCGTGTTTGACCGCGAAGAAGGCGAGTTCGGACAGCAGCCACCGGTCCGCGATCACCGGGCGCGCCGGCAACGACGGCGCGATCAGTCGGGTGGCGGTGGCCTGCTTGTCCGCGGCGAGCGCGGCCAGATAGCGGTACTGGTTGTCGGCGGACGGCTGGTACTTGCCCTCGACCAGGTCGGCGGCCACCGATGCGTCGAGGAAGTTGGTGGTCAGCACCGCGAGCGGGGTGACCCGGTACAGGCCCTCGAAGAGGCGGAAGAGCCCCTTGCGCAAGGTGGTCTTGCCGGTGCCGTCCAGGCCCTCGACGACGATGAACGGGTTACGTGTGTTCTGCATCGGCTCACTCCACCTGCCCGGCGCCGGTGCCTCCGGCGTACTTCGCGAACCGGCCGCGCCAGGGGATCGACGTGGTCACCAGGTCCACGAGCCGCAGCTCGCTCAGCTCCTCCAGGAGCATCGGCAGCTTCGGCTCGATGACGATTCCTTCGGTGACGGCCCGGCAGTACGCGAGCCGGACCGCTTCCTCACCCGCGTCGTGCCGCAGCTGGTGGGCGAGGACGCGTTGAGCGGTGCCGAGTGCGACGACGCGGACCGCCTCGCGCAATGTGTCCGGGCCGACGGTGTCCTTGACGGGCGTCAGACTGCTGTGGTGCACGCCAAGGTGCCGGATGGCGGCGATGGCACCGACCCACCAGGCCGAGGCGGCGGTGACCGCCCGCACGGCGCCGCGCAGCGCGTCGTCGGTGACGCCGGGCAGAAGCAGGGCGTGGACGTCCTCGGCGGCGCCGGCCAAAGGGCTGACCGCGGCATCGGACCGGCCGTGCTCGGCGGGCAGTTCTACCCAGGAATTCAAGCCGACCGCGTCGATGA comes from the Streptomyces sp. KMM 9044 genome and includes:
- a CDS encoding bifunctional class I SAM-dependent methyltransferase/NUDIX hydrolase is translated as MPAEDTNTRAWQIYGRRQLARAYTPPIPDRLGWTPWEGVGPGAEVLGDVTGRRVLDIGSGAGHHAVHLAQAHGAHVTGIELSPTQHERAVSAHADVDGVEFVQADVTEYLAGAEPFDAAYAIGTLAFIDPHRSLPALRDGLRPGAPLILSLLHTDLHGRGPSTEVAPREQMILLRDDPPLPTQMWVLAPQLWEDLLTECGFRVEAIDLLPHPDENATVIQQLIRARRLPARPARLSSRPRSTQAPAAHAAVGVGAILLSEQGILLGRHRRGTFELPGGSVEAGESFEDAVIRELAEETGLVAHAEDVELLGTLVDHVEGVLRVTVGALVHAWQGHPTTQPDESVGDWAWYPLDQLPDGLFVCSAQILTAWRPDLPIDHPPAHFTRFASGPAATPGNGPI
- a CDS encoding dTMP kinase gives rise to the protein MQNTRNPFIVVEGLDGTGKTTLRKGLFRLFEGLYRVTPLAVLTTNFLDASVAADLVEGKYQPSADNQYRYLAALAADKQATATRLIAPSLPARPVIADRWLLSELAFFAVKHDRSPKETYPHLAEHLGVIPDLTLVLDISPEAAMERAAARSGDATRPDWDVLDIQARVREVYQTVTDEAAAYPALGPVVRIDAANDRATVLHTAWQALDQRGLFPELSE